From a region of the Candidatus Pantoea bituminis genome:
- the ytfT gene encoding galactofuranose ABC transporter, ATP-binding protein YtfT, protein MLESHMTPEKSPRKWKLPPGMPQIAALILVLLVDSFVANNFFAVHLQDGRLFGSPIDILNRAAPVALLAIGMTLVIATGGIDLSVGAVMAIAGATAATLTVAGHSLLFIILATLGTGFLCGLWNGVLVALLRIQPFVATLILMVAGRGVAQLITQGQIVTFDSDSLGWFGNGSLWMLPVPVWITVAVALLVWLLTRKTALGLFIEAVGINLRAARNAGVTGWLVVMSTYVISGICAAVAGLIIAADIRGADANNAGLWLELDAILAVVIGGASLMGGRFNIALSLIGALIIQSMNTGILLSGFPPELNQVVKAVVVMCVLLLQSPRFIAMFKRRRSS, encoded by the coding sequence ATGCTTGAATCCCATATGACACCTGAAAAATCACCACGTAAGTGGAAGCTGCCACCGGGAATGCCGCAAATTGCGGCGCTAATTCTGGTTTTGCTGGTGGACAGCTTCGTTGCCAATAACTTCTTTGCCGTGCATTTGCAGGACGGACGTCTGTTTGGCAGCCCCATTGATATTCTCAACCGTGCGGCACCGGTTGCCTTGTTGGCGATTGGGATGACGCTGGTGATCGCGACCGGCGGCATCGATTTATCGGTGGGCGCGGTGATGGCGATTGCCGGTGCCACCGCAGCCACCTTAACCGTTGCCGGACACAGTTTGCTGTTTATCATTCTCGCCACGCTGGGAACCGGATTTTTGTGCGGTTTGTGGAACGGTGTTTTGGTGGCCTTGCTGCGTATCCAACCGTTCGTTGCCACGCTGATTTTGATGGTTGCCGGGCGCGGCGTTGCACAGCTCATCACGCAAGGCCAAATCGTCACTTTCGACAGCGACAGTTTGGGCTGGTTTGGCAACGGTTCGCTCTGGATGTTGCCGGTGCCAGTATGGATTACCGTGGCGGTGGCGCTGCTGGTTTGGCTGCTTACGCGCAAAACCGCGCTGGGCCTGTTTATCGAAGCGGTGGGAATTAACCTGCGCGCTGCGCGTAATGCAGGCGTAACCGGCTGGCTGGTGGTGATGTCAACCTACGTGATCAGCGGCATTTGTGCGGCAGTAGCGGGTTTGATTATCGCCGCAGATATTCGCGGTGCAGATGCTAACAATGCCGGTTTGTGGTTGGAGCTGGATGCCATTTTAGCGGTGGTGATTGGCGGCGCGTCGCTGATGGGCGGGCGCTTCAATATTGCGTTGTCGCTGATTGGTGCGTTGATCATCCAGTCAATGAATACCGGCATTTTGCTCTCTGGCTTCCCGCCTGAACTGAATCAGGTCGTGAAAGCGGTGGTGGTGATGTGCGTGCTGCTGTTGCAGTCGCCGCGCTTTATAGCGATGTTTAAACGGAGACGTTCATCATGA
- the yjfF gene encoding galactofuranose ABC transporter, permease protein YjfF, whose protein sequence is MIKRHLPLMITLLVFVAGYLFCLSQFPGFASTRVICNILTDNAFLGIIAVGMTFVILSGGIDLSVGAVIAFTGVFLARAIGDFHLNPLVAFALILSLGALFGAMMGWLIDALKIPAFIITLAGMFFLRGCSYLVSENSIPIDHPFYTTLSSFAWKIPGGGRLSLLAVIMLLVVFVGIILAHRTRFGNQVYAIGGSLTSAQLMGVSTRATTIKIYMLSTTLATLAGIVFSIYTSAGYALAGLGVELDAIASVVIGGTLLSGGVGTVLGTLFGVLIQGLIQTWINFDGTLSSWWTKIAIGILLFAFIALQRLLTVMWDRQKNAPVKRISTS, encoded by the coding sequence ATGATCAAGCGCCATCTTCCCTTGATGATCACTTTGCTGGTTTTTGTGGCGGGTTATCTGTTCTGCCTGAGCCAGTTCCCGGGATTCGCTTCCACGCGGGTGATCTGCAACATCCTTACCGACAATGCTTTTCTCGGCATTATCGCTGTTGGCATGACGTTTGTGATTCTGTCCGGCGGAATAGATTTGTCCGTAGGCGCCGTTATCGCCTTTACCGGTGTGTTTCTGGCGCGCGCAATTGGCGACTTCCATCTTAATCCGCTGGTGGCCTTTGCCTTGATTTTGTCTCTGGGCGCGCTGTTCGGTGCCATGATGGGGTGGTTGATTGATGCGCTGAAGATCCCGGCCTTTATTATTACGCTGGCGGGGATGTTTTTTCTGCGCGGTTGCAGTTATCTGGTTTCTGAAAACTCCATTCCGATTGATCATCCGTTCTACACCACGCTCTCCAGTTTTGCCTGGAAAATCCCCGGTGGAGGTCGGCTCAGTTTGTTGGCGGTGATCATGTTGCTGGTGGTGTTTGTGGGCATTATTCTTGCCCACCGCACGCGCTTTGGGAATCAGGTTTATGCCATTGGCGGTAGCCTGACTTCAGCCCAGTTAATGGGCGTTTCAACCCGCGCTACCACCATCAAAATTTACATGCTCTCTACGACGCTCGCGACGCTGGCGGGGATCGTGTTCTCAATATATACCTCGGCAGGCTACGCGTTAGCCGGTTTGGGCGTTGAGTTAGATGCCATCGCGTCAGTGGTGATTGGCGGCACGCTGTTGTCGGGTGGGGTTGGAACCGTGCTGGGCACGCTGTTCGGCGTCTTGATTCAGGGACTGATTCAAACCTGGATCAACTTCGACGGCACGCTGAGTTCCTGGTGGACTAAAATCGCCATCGGTATTCTGCTTTTCGCCTTTATCGCGTTGCAACGTTTGCTCACGGTAATGTGGGATCGTCAGAAGAACGCGCCCGTTAAACGCATCAGTACCTCTTAA
- a CDS encoding GNAT family N-acetyltransferase has protein sequence MKIQLLSEASSFAAQTAHLLFREWSALPAWSNQSTILQRLNARNYSAHSEFTLVVEHANKVIATSSVIRYELNDALAREYWLGEVVTDSAFRGQGIAKSLISRCVALAKQNGIKALWLYTPDQQAFYQRLGWQAVEQRVIADEEVTLMVMPLDSSQ, from the coding sequence ATGAAAATCCAACTTCTTAGTGAAGCGTCCTCATTTGCTGCTCAAACCGCACATCTCCTGTTCCGCGAATGGTCTGCCTTACCTGCCTGGTCAAATCAATCCACCATCCTGCAACGGCTCAATGCGCGCAATTATTCAGCGCACAGCGAATTCACACTGGTTGTGGAGCACGCTAACAAAGTCATCGCCACCAGCAGCGTGATCCGTTATGAACTCAATGATGCTCTGGCGCGTGAATATTGGCTGGGCGAAGTGGTTACTGACAGCGCGTTTCGCGGGCAAGGCATTGCTAAATCATTGATTAGCCGCTGCGTTGCGCTGGCGAAACAGAACGGTATTAAAGCGTTGTGGCTCTACACGCCAGATCAACAGGCGTTTTATCAACGCTTAGGCTGGCAGGCAGTTGAGCAACGGGTCATTGCTGACGAAGAGGTGACATTAATGGTGATGCCGCTCGATTCATCGCAATAA